CGTGCCTGCACCCGCCACCACTTCGCGTGTGAAGAGAAACTGCAAATAAACACAGACCTGGCACAAACCCGGCCTCgccgcagggtgctgggggggcaccagGGGAGGGGGTGCTCAGAGAGGGGGGTTCAGCCCCCCCCCGCAGGCCAGGGGGGAATCTGCTGAGCTTGCCCAGACCCTAAATCCCTGTTTGTTCCGCCTGTGGCTTTTCTAAAAGCTTGGGACTGGGGacgggacggggatggggacctGGTGGTGGCCACGGTGAGCAGGGGGCgttgggacaggggctgggggaggccggAGGGCAGCAGTGGGGGGGTGCGGGGTGCTGGGGTCCCCGTGGGGTGCTGGCGGGGGTCGCTGGCAGCCCGGATGCCTGAGTTCGCCGCTGGTGCTGCCCGGGGGAGGCGCGAGGCCCAGCCATGCTGAGCGTGGCACATTCCCAGCTGGGGGGGGAGGCCGGGACGTGGCCACCGCCACCACCGGCTCCTGCCAGCGCCGGGGTCCGGCACGAGCTGCGGTGTCAGGTGAGAGCCAGGGTGGGTGCTCGGGGGGGCCCAGTGCTGTACCGGGGACTCGTGCTGGTGCCGGTGCCGTTGCCATGCCGCCGCCGGAGGGTTGCTAAGCTCCACTCGGAGCCCGCGTGGGCTGCAGCGCTCGGTGCCAAACCCGCCATCGCCTCGCTTTGTCGCAGGGGGGGGGAAGggatcccgggggggggggcggcacccCCGGGACGGCCGGCAGGGTCCCCGCGGTGTGCCGGGCTCCCGGccaccggggctgccccgggggtggggggggggagggcaccGTGCCGCTCGGCCGCCAGCCTGGCGGAGCCACCGGCCAGGacgtgggggtccctggggacgCACGTGCGGCGGTGGCTGCGCGTGTGTGCGGGCGGGGCGCGAGGCTCCGGCGAGCGCGTGGCTGCGGGGACCCCCCGGTCCCCTGCGGCAGGGACCCCCCGGGGCCATGCTggggggcgcggagcggagcgcgggGCGGCTGCGGATCTGCGAGCGGAccaagctgctgctggtggagatCGACACGGTGGCGTGTTGCAGCCCGGGCGCCGGCATGGCCGCGGGGGTGCCGGCCCGTGCCCCCCCTGGACCTACCGCCGCATCGCCGGGGAGTACGCGTGAGTGGGGACGggatgggtgggggggtccttcccatgccctggccccagcccgggcagccccccaccagccccggTCCCCCTcacgccccgccccccccccccaccttctctGTCTTGCAGGTACCTGGAGAAGCGCTTTGTGGCGGAGCTGGCACCCCCCTGGCCCCCAGcgccccccgttccccccccgccgcctaCAGGACTTCGCCACCCCAGTCCCCCCAGGCCGTGAGACCCGgccctgggccccccccccctcgctgcccccctggaACAGCCTGAGGGGACGGGGGGCAGAGGACCGCCGCCGTGTGCTCCCCGTCCCCCACTgccggggggcaggcaggggcccCCCAGCTACGAGGCCCACATGCAGCGGGTGCAGGCTGCCCACCTTCGCCGGGGGGGGCCGCCCCCCTACATCTCGCCCCCTGCCTATGACGCTCCCCACCGTACCCTGCGGCTCTGGCCCCCCAGGGGACCGCGCAGTCCCCCCCTGGCACCCCAGGGCCGCAGGGCTATGCCGGGGGGTTGGAGCCACACGCTGCCCCGGGCGGCCACCGAGGCTGGGCACCGGCGGCTCCGTGGGATGCAACCGTCCCCGGGGGGGCCCAGCACCCCCCGGCACAGCCAGACCCTGCCCCGGGCAGCATCCGGCCGGGGAGCGGGGTGCTGGGGCGTGGTAGGGGAcggcgggggacgggggggcACGTCCTTATTGATGCCACCCGCGTGGTGGTCCGGGCCCAGTATGTCCCCCCTCCTCAGCGGCAGCAGGTCCGCTACACTGGGGGGTCCCCAAGGCCCACCACCCCCACACTGGGCAGCCCTCCCGCGACCCCCGGGGCTGccaccccccccggcagccccctcgcccccccgggagccccccagcagcccccgcagTCCCTGGCGGAGCCCGGGTGGCTGTGGGGGTCCCCGAGGCCggcccccccccgcggcggccaGCGCTGTATGCCCAGGCGCTGCGCGAGGCCGTGTCCCGCATCCGACGGCACACGGCACCTGACTCCGACTCGGAGGCGgaggggggcacggggggggtcccggtggcGGCACTGCCGTGACGCCCGCgcctacagcagcagcagcagcagcctggagagcATCGGGgccccccccgggggctgccagccccccccgcgcctgaggggcggggcttggcggGGTGTGGCcctcgggggggggcggggcttggcgggGTGCGGCCCTCGGGGGGGCGGGGCTCGAGGCTGTGGTTCCCCCCAATAAAGGCTGCGGGATCCCAGTGTGCCGCCTCTGCCCCTTGTGTGTGTGCAGCGAGGCGGGGGGGGCCCATCACCCTGCCggccccccccatcctcccctgccccccctggctctgcccgcccccccccccccctccccacccccgacCAACGAGGACCCAGGCGTCTGCGTGTCCCCCTGTCCCGGGGTCAGCCGGAGGCCCCAGGCGTCACGGCGGGCACCGCGGCGCGTCACGGCGCGGGTGGGATGtgccacctcccccccccctcaaccccgacacacccccccacacacaccccccccacccccggtcccCTGTAATGAGTAGGTGAGCACAGCAGGCTTGGCCCGCGGCCACCAGCCCCACGTCACGGCTGGGGGGGGACCCCGGGTGAGTCACCCCGGGGGGGACTGTCCCCCCCCGAACAGCCGCCACCTCTTAGTCacgctgcggggcggggggggaggatcCCCACGGCCAGAGGAAACCGCACAAATAACGTGTCCAATTTGCACGTTATTTAAAAACCggctcctcccccgcccccctgTGCGACCCTGTCATTATCCCGGTGACACCGGCCGGGAGGTCACGGCGCGGGGCAGCCGCTGCAGCGGGGGACCCAGgcgtcggggtgggggggggtggggcggggggggccacttgcggggcagccccagggccacGTCACCCCCCGCATCCCCTGTCCTGGCGCGTGGCCTCGGGCACCCGGGATGGCAGCAGGGTCCCCGGGCCTGACCCGAGCTGTGCCGGCGACCTCAGCCCACCGCGGCACGGCTGCGGTCCTGCCATGGCTGCCCCGGTGCTCGGCACGGCTCAGCACAGCCTGGCATGGGCTGGTGCCGCCTGGCgtggcacggcacggctcggcacaGCCTGGCATAGCTCGGTGCCGCCTGGCACGGATGGTGTGACCCGGCACGGCTCGGCACAGCCTGGCACAGCTTGGTGCCGCCTGGCACGGTTGGTGTGACCCGGCACGGTTCGGCACAGCCTGGCGCAGTGCGGCACAGCCAGGCGTGGCTCAGCATGGCACAACACAGCTTGGCACAGCCTGGCATGGCTCGACACACCCTGTAGCAGCTCGGTGCAGCACGGCACGGCTTGGCACAGCCTGTATCAGCATGGCATAGCATGGCTTGGCACAGCTTGGCAGAGCCTGGTGCGGTTTGGCACAGCCCAGCATGGCTCAGCATGGCGCAACACGCTGGCACAGCTTGGCACAGCCCATCAAAGCCTAGAATATCCCGGAACAGCTCAGCAGGGCTTCTCGACTGGGCTGCTGTGCCAAGCTGTGCCAGCGTGATGCGCCATGCTGAGCCATGCTGGGCATGCTGCCAAACAGCACGCAGGCTCTGCCAAGCCTGTTGCAAGCATGCTCTGCATGCTTGCATACAGGCCTGTGCAAGCACGTGCGAGCTGCACGCAGCTGCTACAGGGCTGTGTCGAGCCATGCCAGGCTGTGCACAAGCCTGGGCATGGCTTGGCACAGCCTGGCATGGCTCGGTGTAGCCTGTATCAGCTCGGTGTGGCACAGCATGGCTGGCATAACCTGTATCAGCACGGCATGGCGTGGCTTGGCACGGCCTGTATCAGCTCAGTGCACCATGGCATGGCTGGGCACAGCCTGGATTGGCCCGGTGTGGCTCGGCACAGCTTGGCACAGCTCAGCACGGCTGGGCACGGCTGGGCACACCTCGGCACAGCTTGGCACGGCTGGGCACAGCTTGGTACAGCTCAGCACGGCTCGGCACGGCTtggcatggctcagcatggcTTGGCATGGCAGGGCATGGTTTGGCATggctgggcacagctgggcacaGCTCAGCACATCTCGGGACAGCTTGGCACTGCTGAGGACAGCTCGGCACGGCTGGGAACagctcggcacggctcggcacggctGGGCACAGCTTGGCACGGCTATGCACAGCTCGGCATGGCTGGGCACATCTTGGAGCAGCTCGACACGGTTCGGCACGGCTGGCCACAGCTTggcacggctcggcacggctcgACACAGCTGGGCACGGCTGGGCACAGCTTggcacggctcggcacggctcggcacggctcggcacagctcggcacggctcggcacggcgcggcacggctcggcacggctcggcacaGCTTGGCACGGCTCGCCACGGCTGGGCACagctcggcacggctcggcacggctGGGCACAGCTTGGCACGGCTCGGCACGGCGCGGCACGGCTGGGCGCGCTGCCCGGCGCAGCCCGGGGTGTCCCAGACGCGGGGGAAGGCGGCGCTGCCCTTTCCGTGGGCTCCGCTCCTGCCCAAacccctcccgctccccgccgggaaAATCACCTTCTAATTCGGGCCGCGCTGGCGccagcaccgccccccccccgggctcccccctctccccgcccccccccccgccttccccccaccccccaaaacccgCCGCAGCCCGCGGCCGGCCCGGGGGATCCCGCCCGGTACCGGTGCCGCCCGCGGCCGCCAGATGTCGCCGCGCAGCCGGTGACCGACGGGaccgggggcaccggggggggggggcggagggggcaCCGGGGGTCCCTGCCCTGCGCATCGTGCTGCCCCTGCGGGGCCCAGTCAGGACCTGGCGACGGACACGGCCACACGGGTGCCGGCAGCCCGAGAGAGCCGTGACCCACATGTGTCACCGGTGCTGGCGGGGTCCCCGCAGAGGTGTCGTCACGCGTGTGCCGGTGCCAGCGGTGTCCCCAGAGGGCCGCGAGCCACCTGCGCCACTGGCGCTGGCCATGCCGTGACCCACGTGGCCCCCACAGAGCGGTGGCTCTTGCACGCACGAGGTGCTGGCCACGCCACGGCCACAGCCGCGCTGGCCGTGCCACCTCCCCGGAACAGCCGCGTCCCACTGCGCCAACCGTGTCCCCGCAGCGCGGTGGCCACCCAAGCCCCACCTGCGTCCCCGAGCGCACGGTGGCTGTGCGGGGCCCGTTCTCCCAGGCCGCACGGCGGAGCCGGCGGGAAGGGGGTCCGGTGAATGCGGCATTGTTGCGCGGGGTTGGAGTCACAGATAATTACCTCAATTAGTTACAATGGCAGAGTAATAAATACAGGCTTAGCGGCTCCTTCCCCACTGCGGCTTCTCAGATTAATCCAGCCTGGGCGAGCGGAGCTGAAAGGAGTGATGGACAATTCATTAAACTCGCCGAATGCCGCACAAGGCACCCGTGAAGGCCGGCGTTagcccccggcagctccggcttTGTCCCTAATTGTTCGTCTCGGGCATTGGTCACCTATCGGGGAGTGGGTGACGGCGACggtccccccggggctggcatGCCCGGGGATTAGAGGCCAGCCCTGCCACGGTTGCTGGGCGAGTTGGCCCCGCGCCGGAGGAATGTGGTGGCCGGGGGGTTGAGagaggggggggggcggccggacAAGCCGGGCGCTGGCGGGACGTGGGCCCGTGTCGACCGGAGGCAAAGGCAGCCGGGACGGGGCTGTGCCGCTGGTGACAGTTAACGGGGCACGGGATGGGGACGGTTCCGATGGCAGGCTGGTGCCACCGGCCATTGCAGCTCGGCGTGGCTCTGTCTGTCTGTACTGCACCCCGCACTGTCCCGTCCCTCTGTCCTGCATCCCTGGGAATGACACCATCCCTCTGTCCTGCACCTCTGGACGTGtcactgtccctctgtcctgcaccTCTGGATGTGGCTCTGTCCCTCCGTCCTGTACCTTTGGGCACcgtcctgtccctctgtcctgtaCCTCTGGACATGtcactgtccctctgtcctgcaccTCTGGACATggctctgtccctctgtcctgcaccTCTGGATGTGtcactgtccctctgtcctgcaccTCTGGATGTGGCTCTGTCCCTCCGTCCTGTACCTTTGGGCACcgtcctgtccctctgtcctgtaCCTCTGGACATGtcactgtccctctgtcctgcaccTCTGGACATggctctgtccctctgtcctgcaccTCTGGACGTGtcactgtccctctgtcctgcaccTCTGGACATggctctgtccctctgtcctgtaCCTCTGGACGTGtcactgtccctctgtcctgcaccTCTGGACGTggctctgtccctctgtcctgtaCCTTTGGGCACcgtcctgtccctctgtcctgtacctctggatgtgtcactgtccctctgtcctgcaccTCTGGGCActgtcctgtccctctgtcctgcatcCCTGGGAATGACACCGTCCCTCCGTCCTGCACCTCTGGACATGGCTCTGTCCATCTGTCCTGCACCTctgggcagagcccccccccctgccccccccaaccccgtgccccagccctgccggggggggggcccagCCCACAACAGGCCCAGCTTGCGGCCGCCATCCAGCTGTTACCCGGCTTCCCAGATGTGACGGGCTGGCGTGGGGCGGGAccgccctgtccctgtccctgtccctctccctgtccctgttCCTCTCCCTGTCCCGGCCCCGGCGCTGCGCGACAGCAGCTATTTCCAGTGCCCAGGCGTATTTGTCCAAGCCGGGGAGGTCTGCACCCAGCAGCCGGGTGCCCGCCCCACACCGGGGgtgcccctgcccgccccgggggtCGCGGCTGCCTGAGGTGCCCAGCGGTCACCAGCGTGCAGGAAAAGCTGAGTAACAGAGGTGACTTATAAGAATGTCATTATCTATATTCCTGACTCGCTACCGCAGGAAAACAGGCTATTTTCATGCCCTGTGCGTGTGCAGAATTTAGCAGGCAGATAACTCCCGGCAGGCGGGAGATGCTCGGAGGGTTATTTCGGGCTGTGTTCCTTTCCAGTCGTTTTTTCTcgcatttctttattttatttcgcCACACCAGGCTGTGTTTTTACCTTGGCGTGGACAGCGGGGGCccctggggttttttccccccccacccctcctcctctGAGTCTAAACATCAACTTTTCCACTATCAGCTCTGGGGGATATTTCGGGCAGCAGCAGCGTCATACCGCAGCCTTTGATGCCGTGAATCCCCAGGGGCCCCGCGAGGTTCCCGGCTACGGCCGCGGGGCAGCCCGGGCTGTGGGGACCCCCACCGCGGGTGGGCACTGAGGGTCCCCGGGCAGTGCCCCCTCCCCGTGGCTGGATGTCACCGTGGTTCACCCCGTGATGGACGTGGAGACGGGGGTTGCAGCTCATCCTTTCACCCCGTCCTGCCCCCAGGGTGTGGAGTCACGGGTGTACGTGGACCCCGGGGGGATGCTCGCCCCGGTGGGATGCCCGTCCCAGTGGGATAGCTGTCCTGGAGGGATGCCCTTCCCAGGGATGCCCGTCCTGGGGCTGTGTCCACCCCTGTGGGATTCTTATCCCAGGGGAAAACTCGCCCCGGTGGGATGCCCATCCCGGTGGGATGCCCATTCCTAGGGGATGCCCGTCGTGGCGGGATGCCATGCCAGCGGGATGCTCATCCCAGGGGGATGCTCTTGCCAGCAGGGCACCTGCCAGCCACAAAGCTGCCACCCCACCTTTGCCACGACCTTTCTCTGGCTGCAGCCAGACCCCACGCCAGGGTGCGGGGCTGCGTGTGGGGCCGGTGGCCAGTctcagaccccccccccagccccagtaaCCTCAGTGCCCTCCCtggcccccctcctcccccggagCCGAGGGGAGCCGTCAGCCCCGGCCGGGAGCGGTGATGGACGATGCTCATTCCCTGTCTGCCGTCTTTTACCTCCCGTGGCCGCTCCCaacgcccggccccggcggcacCAGTCCCGCTGCCCCGGCAAATTCCAGTGccggggatgctgcagcccaggTGCCATGGTGATGGGCGCCCCGGCCACGGGGATGGACGCCCCGGCTGGGAGCGGCGGCAGGGACGGCTGGGCTGGAGACGGGCACGGCGGGAGAGAGAAAAGGGTCtgcagggaggggatggtggAGGGGAGGGCAAAGGAAAGGAGCAGAAGGGTGGACGGACAGACGGCTGGAGGGACCGATGGCCATGGAACGGGGAGgtgagcagatggagagatgatggacggacagacggagTGGAGGGATGAGGGCAGTGGGGGccggctgcccagccccacagtTTGGGGGACattgcttcccccccacccccagctcatcccctccctccccccgccccccagaaATGAATCAGGGCAGGACTgataaaaatatatcctttattCTTCTCTAAAGGCTATCAGTGAAACCTGTAACAAagcattattattaattattaataattattattattttttaattataaaaaacagGGCCTGGGGCCAGTGAAgcatggggggggaggggggggggggggggcggcatcAAACCATccacaataaatattttatttacagtgaGAAGGGGACCCTACAGAGCCAGAGTGGCCGACGGGTGTCCGGGAAGGTGCACGGCACATCCAGGCCAGCTGCCGGCCCCCGGGACGGGACAGGACCGGGgtgaggggtggggtgggggggggcggggggtgtccccagggcgCAGCCACACACCCACCCGTGGGCGCCTTCAAACCAGCCGGGCACCCGTCATGGGGGGTGGCGCAGACCCCctccggggctgggcagggtggtCCCCGGGGGCTCACAGGCACTCGTGCAGCACCTGCGTGTTGGTGCAGTTCAGGCAGCTGACGTGGCAGCACCAGTGGAAGGTGCAGTTGCAGCGCTCGGTGACGCGCTGGGTGCGCGTGCGGTACCCGCGCCCGCAGCACAGCAGCTCGCACCCATCCAGCCCCGGCGAGGAGCTGTTGCAGAAGCGCCCGGCTGTGCCCGCCGTCCCCATCTTCCCACTGTAGGTGCAGAAATTGGGCGACTTCTCGAAGTAGACAAGGTCGTGGGGCGAGGGGGGTTTGTGGGCCGGGTTCTCCGGCTCCAGGTGATGCAGCTCCACCCGCGACGCCCGGTTGCTGCCCTTGTTGCCGTAGATGACGCGGGAGGCGCCGTCGAAGCGGTCCTTCAGGACGTCACCCACGGCGCGGAAGGTGGGCAGCCGCATCCAGCACGTGCGGACGGTGCAGGAGCCCGACATGCCGTGGCACTTGCACTCCTGGCGCATCTCCGAGAAGACCGTCTGCaagggccggggcaggggggggaatgTGGGGCACCGTGAGAAGCCTGGGACCCCCCCGAGGGACCACCCTGCTCCCGCACCCCACTTCCCCCGTGGCATCACATCATGCTCAGCCCACCCAAAGCCGGGTGAGAAACATGTCTCTGATGGTTCCCAACCCACgcgtggggacaggctggggggctCCGCGGCCatgcccatcccagtccccctccccggggctgcccgcagcccccccgcgccCTCACCATGCGCCCGGCTTCGTTGTTGTGCAGGTTCATGAGGAAGCGCAGGTCACGGCCCTTCTCGCTGGAGTCCACAAACTCCCTCCCAAAGAGGCGCCCGAAGTCGATGTTGTCGCTGCAGCCCCCCCAATGCCAGTCGGGCCCCCCGGGACCGCGGCGCCGGTAGTCACAGGTGCAGGACTCGATGGAGCCCTCGGAGCAGGACCGGGCCACCGAGTGCGTCACACCAGCGCTGGTGATGGCGAAGATGAACGCCGTCTCCCGGCAGCCTGCGGAGGGGAGCGGGACCTCAGGGTGctgccggggtggggagggggcgccCACCGGCACCCCCAACCCACAGCCACGACGGGCTGGTGATGGGCTGGTGAAGCCCCGTGGGGAAGTGGGGGTGCTTTGTCAAGCACCCCATCTCGGGGTTCCACGGAGGGGATCCAGGGAGccccgcgccgcctcccgccACCCTGCAGCCTCACCCCGGTTGACGATTTTGCCGAAGATGTTGGGGCCCTGGGAGGTGGGACAGTTCCAGCGGCGGTTGCGGAACTGCCACTTGCACTCCTTGATGGCAGTCTGGAGGCCGGAGCTGACGCTGTGCAGGATGCCAGGGTTCTGGCGGATCAGCTTGCGCTGCTTGCGGCTcagcagctgcaggctggggtCCAGCACCAGCTGCACGTTCTTGGAGTCCGTCAGCAGGTTGGTGGACGAGGCCACGTTGATGATGCCCCTGTGGCACAGGCGAGGACGGTCATCACCAAGGAGGGATCCCCGGCATCCTGCTCCCCACCTCAACACCCCTCGGTGGGGGGGGGGCCTGACCTGGCTCCTCTCTGCTACCGGAGCATCCTCCTCCCCGGGCATCCCCCACAGCTGGGGGTCACATCcccgtgtgtgtgcgtgtgtgtgtgtccccccgccccgagctgcACCTGCACGCCCCATcccggctgccggccccgctccccccctccgccccggtGCCGGCGGACTCACCACCACCGTCCGCTGTTGTTCACCGCCAGCGTgttggagagggaggagagggccaGAGCCCAGAGCGCCCGGAGCGCCAGCCCCAGCGCGGCGGCTCGCATGGCTCCAGCCGCGGGAGCCCCGGCAGAGTGCGCGGGCGAGCGGCCGCCGGGGTATTTATGGTGCCGcggagcccccggcccggccgctacATCCACGCGTGTTTCCGGACGcgcggggcgcgggcagggcgGGCGGCTCCGGTGAGGGCGGCCgcggggggccgcggggcgggcgggccggcaCCGGGCTGCGGCTGGTGCCCGGTGCCCAGGGCACGGCGTCGGGAGTGAGGTGCCCGGCGCTCCCAGCCCGGTTCCCGGGGCGCGGCGTCGGGCGATCCGTGCGCGGTACCCGGTGCCGATGCCCGGTGCCGGTGCTCAGCGGTCCGTGCGCGGtacccggtgccggtgcccggtgTCGGTGCTCGGCGGGCCGTGCGCGGTAccccgcggctccccggggaggcggcgcggCTGGACTCGACTCGGCGCGGAGGGTGCGCAGCGCTCAGCACCCGGGAGCatcttccagccccttccctcttATAGGGGCGGCGCGGAGGGTCCCCATGGGCCGGTCCCGCCGAGCGGGGCCTCCCCGCGTCCTCGCCCTAACAATGGGGAGCGGCGGAGCCGCGGCACCTCTTATTGGGGCGGCCggagcggcggcgccgggccTGTCCGTCACGGCCCGGATTAGCCCGGCGGGTGGCTGCGCCCCGGCCCCGTGCCCAGAGCGCGgccgacggggcggggggggacaccccgaatgccgccccccgccctccccgcccggccccgtcGCCCCGCGCACACGCTCTGCCGGCACCGGCAGCAGCGGAGGCAGCCCGGCGCGGCCCGGGACAGCTCCCGGCGCAAGGAGGAACAGGTCCCGGAACAGCCCGGGATGGCCCGGGACAGCTCCGGGCGCACGGAGGGAGCGGGGGCCGGGGACGGCCCGGGATCTCCCGGGACAGCCCCGGGCGCACGGGGGAGTGGAGTGGCGGGATCTGCCGGGACAGCCCCGGGAGCACGGGAGGGTCAGAGTCCTGGGACAGCCCAGGGACGCCGTCCCGGGACCCCCGGGTTTGGGGATGCGGCAGCACGGAcgcgcagcccccccggggcgcGGGACCGTCGGGGCTGAGCCGGTCGCCGGTGCCGGTCCGGAGCCCGTCCCGGCCGCCGCCCGTCCCGGTCCGTGCCCGGC
The window above is part of the Rissa tridactyla isolate bRisTri1 chromosome 24, bRisTri1.patW.cur.20221130, whole genome shotgun sequence genome. Proteins encoded here:
- the WNT1 gene encoding proto-oncogene Wnt-1, whose protein sequence is MRAAALGLALRALWALALSSLSNTLAVNNSGRWWGIINVASSTNLLTDSKNVQLVLDPSLQLLSRKQRKLIRQNPGILHSVSSGLQTAIKECKWQFRNRRWNCPTSQGPNIFGKIVNRGCRETAFIFAITSAGVTHSVARSCSEGSIESCTCDYRRRGPGGPDWHWGGCSDNIDFGRLFGREFVDSSEKGRDLRFLMNLHNNEAGRMTVFSEMRQECKCHGMSGSCTVRTCWMRLPTFRAVGDVLKDRFDGASRVIYGNKGSNRASRVELHHLEPENPAHKPPSPHDLVYFEKSPNFCTYSGKMGTAGTAGRFCNSSSPGLDGCELLCCGRGYRTRTQRVTERCNCTFHWCCHVSCLNCTNTQVLHECL